A section of the Enterobacter sp. C2 genome encodes:
- a CDS encoding DUF485 domain-containing protein, protein MNNDICQQIENSAHYRELVEKRQRFAFILSIIMLIIYVGFILLIAFAPGWLGTPLHPGTSVTRGIPIGIGVIIISFLLTGVYVWRANGEFDRLNKAVLREVKAS, encoded by the coding sequence ATGAATAACGATATTTGTCAGCAGATAGAGAATAGTGCGCACTACAGGGAGCTCGTCGAAAAACGGCAACGGTTTGCCTTTATCCTTTCCATCATCATGCTGATTATCTATGTCGGCTTTATTCTCCTGATTGCCTTTGCTCCCGGCTGGCTCGGTACCCCGCTCCACCCGGGAACCAGCGTGACGCGCGGCATTCCCATCGGCATCGGTGTCATTATCATTTCGTTCCTGCTGACCGGCGTCTATGTATGGCGCGCTAACGGGGAGTTTGACCGACTCAACAAGGCCGTTCTGCGCGAGGTAAAAGCATCATGA
- a CDS encoding Hok/Gef family protein: MTPLKYLLAILLVVCLTILTFAFINRGRLCEFNIKNDRQEVAAKLACTAG, from the coding sequence ATGACGCCATTAAAATATCTGTTAGCCATTCTGTTAGTGGTTTGTCTAACAATCCTGACCTTTGCCTTTATTAACCGCGGAAGGCTTTGCGAGTTTAATATAAAAAACGATCGTCAGGAGGTGGCGGCTAAATTAGCCTGCACAGCAGGCTAA
- a CDS encoding Gfo/Idh/MocA family oxidoreductase: MKRYALVGTGGRAGLYISAIGGQWRETAQLVAFCDTNQTRMDYANQLLQSSDSEPVSTWKAEQFAEMIRETRPDTIIVTTMDRTHDDYIVRALRAGCDVITEKPMTIDEQRALRILDAIEETGRSVRVAFNYRYAPHHSKIRELLMNGTIGEVYSVHFEWLLNTEHGADYFRRWHREKRNSGGLLVHKSTHHFDLMNFWLGSYPERVYAEGGLRFYGKENAERRGVTQFYPRAHGYEQAKADPFALQMADNPQLKALYLDAEHEDNYFRDQSVFSDGITIEDTMSVLVKYQNQVQLTYSLNAYLPWEGLNVVFNGSAGRLEMKLVEKSYVNAGGARENEGSLEGCDITVFPMFAAPWKAEFTVGEGGHGGGDNAMLADLFGEPGDDPLKRAADHRAGAMSILTGIAGNISMQQQRPVNFREFELVTRLK; this comes from the coding sequence ATGAAGCGATATGCCCTTGTCGGAACCGGTGGTCGGGCCGGACTGTACATCTCTGCTATTGGCGGTCAGTGGCGTGAAACGGCGCAGCTGGTGGCCTTCTGCGATACCAACCAGACGCGGATGGACTACGCGAATCAGCTGTTACAGAGCAGCGATAGCGAGCCGGTATCCACCTGGAAAGCAGAGCAGTTTGCCGAGATGATCCGCGAAACACGTCCGGACACGATTATTGTCACTACCATGGACCGCACCCACGATGACTATATCGTGCGGGCGCTGCGGGCCGGGTGCGACGTCATTACTGAAAAGCCGATGACCATTGATGAGCAGCGCGCCCTGCGTATCCTTGACGCTATCGAAGAGACGGGCCGCAGCGTGCGCGTGGCCTTTAACTACCGCTACGCGCCACACCACAGCAAGATACGCGAGCTGCTGATGAACGGTACGATTGGCGAGGTCTACTCCGTGCATTTTGAGTGGCTGCTCAACACCGAACACGGCGCGGACTATTTCCGCCGCTGGCACCGGGAGAAGCGCAACAGCGGCGGCCTGCTGGTGCATAAGTCGACTCACCACTTCGACCTGATGAACTTCTGGCTGGGGAGCTATCCCGAGCGCGTCTACGCCGAGGGCGGGCTGCGCTTCTACGGTAAAGAGAATGCCGAGCGGCGCGGCGTCACGCAGTTCTATCCCCGCGCCCACGGCTATGAGCAGGCGAAAGCGGATCCCTTTGCATTACAGATGGCCGACAACCCTCAGCTGAAAGCGCTCTACCTCGACGCCGAGCATGAGGATAACTACTTCCGCGACCAGAGCGTATTTAGCGACGGAATTACGATTGAAGACACCATGTCGGTGCTGGTGAAGTACCAGAACCAGGTGCAGCTCACCTACTCCCTGAATGCCTACCTGCCCTGGGAGGGGCTGAACGTGGTATTTAACGGCAGCGCGGGGCGGCTGGAGATGAAGCTGGTGGAGAAATCCTACGTTAACGCCGGCGGTGCACGCGAGAACGAAGGTAGCCTGGAAGGGTGCGACATTACGGTCTTTCCGATGTTTGCCGCGCCGTGGAAGGCGGAGTTCACCGTTGGCGAAGGCGGCCACGGCGGTGGGGATAATGCCATGCTGGCGGATCTGTTCGGCGAACCGGGGGACGATCCCCTCAAGCGCGCCGCCGATCACCGGGCGGGCGCGATGTCGATCCTCACCGGCATTGCCGGGAATATCTCCATGCAGCAGCAGCGCCCGGTTAACTTCCGCGAATTTGAGTTGGTCACCCGACTGAAGTAG
- a CDS encoding LysR family transcriptional regulator: protein MDIRTLRYFVEVVRQQSFTRAAERLFVTQPTISKMLKNLEDELNTTLLIRDGRRLLLTDTGRVVFERGQAILAEFRQLEAELDDIQHLNKGVLRLGIPPMVGMLMAGPIGLFRQRHPGVELKIAEFGGLTVQQAVMNGELDLAMTALPVEEESALTTLPLFSHPLCVLVPRSGDWLKCKAVSPEMLADHPLLIYNEDFALSQQLMQLFNRHDVKPRIAVRSGQWDFLAAMVQAGVGIAILPEPICQRLDKQTLRWIPLQSDLQWQLGMIWREGIYLSHSAQAWLACCEGFWLPPE, encoded by the coding sequence ATGGATATCAGAACGCTGCGCTATTTTGTGGAGGTCGTGCGTCAGCAGAGTTTCACCCGCGCAGCGGAGCGGCTGTTCGTCACCCAGCCCACTATCAGCAAAATGTTAAAAAACCTGGAGGACGAGCTAAACACGACCCTGCTGATCCGCGATGGACGCAGGCTGCTGCTCACCGATACCGGCCGGGTGGTGTTTGAACGTGGCCAGGCCATCCTTGCCGAGTTCCGCCAGTTGGAGGCCGAGCTGGACGATATTCAGCATCTCAACAAAGGGGTGCTGCGGCTGGGCATACCGCCGATGGTGGGCATGCTGATGGCCGGGCCGATCGGCCTGTTTCGCCAGCGTCATCCCGGCGTGGAGCTGAAAATCGCCGAGTTTGGTGGTTTAACGGTCCAGCAGGCGGTAATGAACGGCGAGCTGGATCTAGCGATGACGGCGCTGCCGGTAGAAGAGGAGAGCGCCCTGACTACCCTCCCCCTATTCAGTCATCCGCTATGCGTGCTGGTCCCCCGATCCGGCGACTGGCTGAAATGCAAGGCGGTCTCTCCCGAGATGCTGGCCGACCATCCGCTGCTGATCTACAACGAGGATTTTGCCCTCAGCCAGCAGCTAATGCAGCTTTTCAACCGGCATGATGTGAAGCCGCGCATCGCCGTACGCAGCGGCCAGTGGGATTTTCTGGCGGCAATGGTGCAGGCGGGAGTGGGGATTGCGATTTTGCCGGAGCCCATCTGCCAGCGGCTGGACAAGCAGACATTGCGCTGGATCCCTTTGCAGAGTGATTTGCAGTGGCAGTTGGGAATGATCTGGCGGGAGGGGATCTATCTGTCGCACAGTGCCCAGGCGTGGCTGGCGTGCTGCGAGGGGTTTTGGCTACCGCCAGAGTAA
- the fdhF gene encoding formate dehydrogenase subunit alpha: MKKVVTVCPYCASGCKINLVVDNGKIVRAEAAQGKTNQGTLCLKGYYGWDFINDTQILTPRLKTPMIRRQRGGKLEAVSWDEALNYVADRLSAIKEKYGPDAIQTTGSSRGTGNETNYVMQKFARAVIGTNNVDCCARVUHGPSVAGLHQSVGNGAMSNAITEIDNTDLVFIFGYNPADSHPIVANHVIRAKRNGAKIIVCDPRKIETARIADMHLALKNGSNIALLNALGHVIVEEKLYDAAFVANRTQGFEEYCKIVEGYTPESVEEITGVSAQAIRQAARLYAGAKTASILWGMGVTQFYQGVETVRSLTSLAMLTGNLGKAHVGVNPVRGQNNVQGACDMGALPDTYPGYQYISDPANREKFARAWGVESLPAHTGYRISELPHRAAHGEVRAAYIMGEDPLQTDAELSAVRKGFEDLELVIVQDIFMTKTAAAADVILPSTSWGEHEGVYTAADRGFQRFFKAVEPQWDLKTDWQIISEIATRMGYPMHYDTTQQIWDELRHLCPDFYGATYEKMGELGYIQWPCRDESEADQGTSYLFKEKFDTDTGLAKFFTCDWVAPIDKLTDDYPMVLSTVREVGHYSCRSMTGNCAALAALADEPGYAQINTADAARLGIEDEALVWVNSRKGRIITRAQVSDRPNPGAVYMTYQWWIGACNELVTENLSPITKTPEYKYCAVRVEAIDDQQAAERYVIDEYNKLKSRLRESALG, translated from the coding sequence ATGAAAAAAGTCGTCACGGTTTGCCCGTACTGCGCCTCAGGTTGCAAGATCAACCTCGTGGTGGATAACGGAAAAATCGTTCGCGCGGAGGCGGCGCAGGGGAAAACCAATCAGGGAACCCTGTGCCTGAAAGGCTACTACGGCTGGGATTTTATCAACGATACCCAGATCCTCACTCCGCGTCTGAAAACACCCATGATCCGTCGCCAGCGCGGCGGTAAGCTGGAAGCGGTCTCCTGGGACGAAGCGCTGAACTATGTCGCCGACCGCCTGAGCGCCATCAAAGAGAAATATGGTCCGGACGCCATTCAGACCACCGGCTCGTCGCGCGGTACCGGCAACGAAACCAACTATGTAATGCAGAAATTTGCGCGCGCCGTTATTGGCACCAATAACGTCGACTGCTGCGCACGCGTCTGACACGGCCCCTCGGTTGCAGGTCTGCACCAGTCGGTCGGTAATGGCGCAATGAGTAATGCCATCACGGAAATTGATAACACGGATTTAGTCTTTATCTTTGGCTATAACCCGGCAGATTCCCACCCTATCGTCGCCAATCATGTGATCCGTGCGAAGCGTAACGGGGCGAAAATTATTGTCTGCGATCCGCGCAAAATCGAGACCGCGCGCATTGCCGATATGCACCTTGCGTTGAAGAACGGCTCGAACATCGCGCTGCTCAACGCCCTTGGGCATGTCATTGTTGAAGAGAAGCTCTACGACGCGGCGTTCGTGGCGAACCGCACCCAGGGCTTTGAAGAGTACTGCAAAATTGTTGAAGGCTATACGCCAGAGTCCGTCGAGGAGATTACCGGCGTTAGCGCTCAGGCGATCCGTCAGGCGGCGCGGCTCTATGCCGGGGCGAAAACGGCATCAATCCTGTGGGGCATGGGCGTGACCCAGTTCTATCAGGGGGTTGAGACGGTGCGTTCCCTCACCAGCCTGGCGATGCTCACCGGCAACCTGGGCAAGGCGCACGTCGGCGTCAACCCGGTACGCGGACAGAACAACGTGCAGGGCGCGTGTGATATGGGCGCGCTGCCGGACACCTATCCAGGCTACCAGTACATCAGCGATCCGGCGAATCGGGAAAAATTCGCCCGCGCCTGGGGCGTAGAGAGCCTGCCGGCCCATACTGGCTACCGCATCAGCGAGCTGCCGCATCGGGCGGCGCATGGCGAAGTGCGGGCGGCCTATATCATGGGCGAGGATCCGCTGCAGACCGACGCCGAGCTCTCGGCGGTGCGCAAAGGGTTTGAGGACCTTGAGCTGGTCATCGTGCAGGATATCTTTATGACCAAAACTGCGGCGGCGGCGGATGTGATTTTACCGTCAACGTCGTGGGGCGAGCATGAGGGCGTCTATACGGCGGCGGATCGTGGTTTCCAGCGCTTCTTTAAGGCGGTAGAACCCCAGTGGGATCTGAAAACCGACTGGCAGATCATTAGCGAGATCGCCACGCGGATGGGCTACCCGATGCACTATGACACTACCCAGCAGATCTGGGACGAGCTGCGCCACCTCTGTCCAGACTTCTACGGTGCGACCTACGAGAAGATGGGCGAGCTGGGCTATATTCAGTGGCCATGCCGCGATGAGTCAGAGGCTGACCAGGGAACGTCATACCTCTTTAAAGAGAAGTTTGATACCGACACCGGGCTGGCGAAGTTCTTTACCTGCGACTGGGTTGCCCCTATTGATAAGCTCACCGACGACTACCCAATGGTGCTCTCTACGGTGCGTGAGGTGGGTCACTACTCCTGCCGCTCAATGACCGGCAACTGTGCGGCGCTGGCCGCGCTGGCCGATGAGCCAGGCTATGCGCAGATCAACACCGCCGACGCCGCCCGGTTGGGCATTGAGGATGAGGCGCTGGTGTGGGTCAACTCGCGCAAGGGGAGAATCATCACCCGGGCGCAGGTCAGCGACCGCCCGAACCCGGGCGCGGTCTACATGACCTACCAGTGGTGGATTGGAGCCTGTAACGAACTGGTCACGGAGAACCTGAGTCCGATAACCAAAACACCGGAGTATAAGTACTGCGCGGTACGCGTGGAGGCAATCGACGATCAGCAGGCCGCCGAGCGGTACGTCATTGACGAGTATAACAAGCTTAAATCCCGACTTCGGGAGAGCGCATTAGGATAA
- a CDS encoding LrgB family protein gives MTDFHMGLLCLGVTLLIYFANKRLYRRFRTLPLMPLVCTPIVLVLMLVFGHISYQNYMGEAHWLLWLLGPATIAFAVPVYDNLPMIKRHWMSLTAGTVTATVVAVTSSVWLARLFTLPDEIQRSLAVRSVTTPFALAAAGPLGGQPDLVALFVVVTGVFGMAVGDMLFLRLAIREGMAKGAGFGAASHGAGTARSYELGQQEGVVASLVMMLSGVVMVLIAPLVARIMF, from the coding sequence ATGACTGACTTTCACATGGGTCTGCTCTGCCTGGGCGTCACGCTACTCATCTACTTTGCCAATAAAAGGCTCTATCGCCGCTTTCGTACGCTGCCCCTGATGCCGCTGGTCTGCACGCCGATTGTGCTGGTGCTGATGCTGGTGTTCGGTCATATCTCCTACCAGAACTACATGGGCGAGGCGCACTGGCTGCTATGGCTGCTCGGTCCGGCAACCATCGCCTTTGCGGTGCCGGTCTATGACAACCTGCCGATGATCAAGCGTCACTGGATGTCGCTTACCGCCGGGACAGTCACTGCGACGGTAGTGGCGGTGACCAGCTCGGTATGGCTGGCACGTCTGTTTACCCTGCCGGATGAGATCCAGCGCAGCCTGGCGGTGCGTTCGGTCACCACGCCCTTTGCGCTGGCAGCGGCCGGGCCGCTGGGAGGCCAGCCGGATCTGGTGGCGCTGTTTGTGGTGGTCACGGGCGTCTTCGGGATGGCAGTAGGGGATATGCTGTTTCTGCGTCTTGCCATCCGGGAGGGCATGGCAAAAGGGGCAGGGTTTGGCGCGGCCTCGCACGGGGCGGGAACGGCGCGATCCTACGAGCTGGGCCAGCAGGAGGGCGTTGTTGCCAGCCTGGTAATGATGCTTTCCGGGGTGGTGATGGTGCTGATTGCGCCGCTGGTCGCACGGATCATGTTCTGA
- the actP gene encoding cation/acetate symporter ActP: MKRLLTALAATLPFAANAADAISGAVQRQPTNWQAIIMFLIFVVLTLYITYWASKRVRSRNDYYTAGGNITGFQNGLAIAGDFMSAASFLGISALVYTSGYDGLIYSLGFLVGWPIILFLIAERLRNLGRFTFADVASYRLKQGPIRILSACGSLVVVALYLIAQMVGAGKLIQLLFGLNYHIAVVLVGVLMVMYVLFGGMLATTWVQIIKAVLLLFGASFMAFMVMKHVGFSFNNLFSEAMAVHPKGAAIMSPGGLVKDPISALSLGLGLMFGTAGLPHILMRFFTVSDAREARKSVFYATGFMGYFYILTFIIGFGAIMLVGANPAFKDAAGALIGGNNMAAVHLANAVGGNLFLGFISAVAFATILAVVAGLTLAGASAVSHDLYANVFRKGASERDELRVSKITVLVLGVVAILLGILFENQNIAFMVGLAFSIAASCNFPIILLSMYWSKLTTRGAMIGGWLGLLTAIVLMVLGPTIWVQILGHEKAIFPYEYPALFSIAVAFIGIWVFSATDNSPEGNLEREKFRAQFIRSQTGLGIDQGRAH, from the coding sequence ATGAAACGTCTTCTGACGGCGCTTGCCGCCACGCTTCCTTTTGCTGCGAATGCAGCCGATGCTATCTCCGGTGCGGTACAGCGCCAGCCAACCAACTGGCAGGCGATCATTATGTTCCTGATCTTCGTGGTCCTGACGCTTTACATCACCTACTGGGCCTCGAAGCGCGTCCGCTCGCGTAATGATTACTATACCGCTGGCGGCAATATCACTGGCTTCCAGAACGGGCTGGCGATTGCGGGTGATTTTATGTCCGCCGCCTCGTTCCTCGGCATCTCCGCGCTGGTCTATACCTCTGGCTACGACGGGCTGATCTACTCTCTCGGCTTCCTCGTCGGCTGGCCAATTATTCTGTTTTTGATCGCCGAACGTCTGCGTAATCTCGGACGCTTTACCTTTGCCGACGTCGCCTCCTACCGTCTGAAGCAGGGGCCGATCCGCATTCTCTCCGCCTGCGGCTCGCTGGTAGTGGTCGCCCTCTATCTGATTGCCCAGATGGTTGGCGCAGGCAAGCTGATCCAGCTGCTGTTCGGCCTCAACTACCACATTGCGGTAGTGCTGGTGGGCGTGCTGATGGTGATGTACGTGCTGTTCGGCGGTATGCTGGCCACCACCTGGGTACAGATCATCAAGGCGGTGCTGCTGCTGTTCGGGGCCAGCTTTATGGCCTTTATGGTGATGAAGCACGTCGGCTTCAGCTTCAATAACCTGTTCAGCGAGGCGATGGCGGTGCATCCGAAGGGGGCGGCTATCATGAGTCCTGGCGGGCTGGTGAAGGATCCGATCTCGGCCCTCTCCCTTGGTCTCGGCCTGATGTTTGGTACCGCCGGGCTGCCGCATATCCTGATGCGCTTCTTTACCGTCAGCGACGCACGCGAGGCACGGAAGAGCGTCTTCTACGCCACCGGGTTTATGGGCTACTTCTACATCCTGACCTTTATTATCGGCTTTGGCGCGATCATGCTGGTCGGAGCCAACCCGGCGTTTAAAGATGCGGCAGGCGCGCTGATCGGCGGCAACAACATGGCGGCGGTGCATCTGGCTAATGCGGTAGGCGGGAATCTCTTCCTGGGCTTCATCTCTGCCGTGGCCTTTGCCACCATTCTGGCCGTGGTGGCCGGGCTGACGCTGGCGGGTGCATCGGCGGTATCGCACGATCTCTATGCTAACGTCTTCCGCAAAGGGGCCTCCGAGCGCGACGAGCTGAGAGTGTCGAAAATTACCGTGCTGGTGCTTGGGGTCGTCGCCATCCTGCTTGGCATTCTGTTTGAGAACCAGAACATCGCCTTTATGGTGGGACTGGCCTTCTCTATTGCCGCCAGCTGCAACTTCCCTATTATCCTGCTCTCTATGTACTGGTCGAAGCTCACCACCCGTGGCGCTATGATCGGCGGCTGGCTGGGGCTGTTGACGGCGATCGTGCTGATGGTTCTTGGCCCGACGATCTGGGTACAGATCCTTGGTCATGAGAAGGCGATCTTCCCGTACGAGTACCCGGCGCTCTTCTCTATCGCCGTGGCGTTTATCGGCATCTGGGTCTTCTCCGCTACCGATAACTCACCGGAGGGTAATCTGGAGCGTGAGAAATTCCGTGCCCAGTTTATCCGCTCGCAAACCGGGCTGGGTATCGATCAGGGTCGCGCACATTAA
- the gltP gene encoding glutamate/aspartate:proton symporter GltP has translation MKNVKVSLAWQILLALVLGILLGSFLHYQSDSREWLIANLLSPAGDIFIHLIKMIVVPIVISTLVVGIAGVGDAKQLGRIGVKTILYFEIITTVAIVLGITLANVFQPGAGIDMTQLATVDISKYQSTTAEVQSHAHGLMGTILSLVPTNIVASMAKGDMLPIIFFSVLFGLGLSSLPAAHRDPLVTVFRSISETMFKVTHMVMRYAPIGVFALISVTVANFGFASLWPLAKLVILVYVAILFFALVVLGAVARMCKLSIWTLIRILKDELILAYSTASSESVLPRIIEKMEAYGAPASITSFVVPTGYSFNLDGSTLYQSIAAIFIAQLYGIDLSLGQEIILVLTLMVTSKGIAGVPGVSFVVLLATLGSVGIPLEGLAFIAGVDRILDMARTALNVVGNALAVLVIAKWERKFDSQKALAYERETLGKFKTTVNQ, from the coding sequence ATGAAAAATGTGAAAGTCAGCCTGGCCTGGCAGATTTTGCTGGCCCTTGTGCTGGGTATTCTTCTGGGTAGTTTCCTGCATTACCAAAGCGATAGCCGCGAGTGGCTGATTGCCAACCTGCTTTCACCAGCGGGCGATATCTTTATCCACCTGATCAAGATGATTGTGGTTCCGATTGTAATCTCCACGCTGGTTGTGGGCATTGCAGGCGTGGGCGATGCGAAGCAGCTTGGCCGTATCGGTGTCAAAACGATTCTCTATTTTGAAATCATCACTACCGTTGCCATCGTGCTGGGTATCACGCTGGCTAACGTGTTCCAGCCGGGGGCGGGCATTGATATGACGCAGCTGGCGACGGTGGATATTTCAAAATATCAGAGCACCACGGCGGAAGTACAGAGCCATGCCCACGGGCTGATGGGCACCATCCTCTCGCTGGTTCCGACGAATATTGTCGCCTCTATGGCGAAGGGCGACATGCTGCCGATCATCTTCTTCTCGGTGCTGTTTGGCCTCGGGCTGTCGTCTCTGCCTGCCGCGCACCGCGATCCGCTGGTGACCGTGTTCCGCTCTATTTCAGAGACCATGTTTAAAGTCACCCACATGGTGATGCGCTATGCGCCAATTGGTGTGTTTGCTCTGATCTCGGTAACGGTAGCTAACTTTGGCTTCGCCTCCCTGTGGCCGCTCGCCAAGCTGGTTATCCTTGTCTACGTGGCGATCCTGTTCTTTGCGCTGGTGGTGCTGGGCGCGGTGGCGCGGATGTGCAAGCTGAGCATCTGGACGCTGATCCGTATCCTGAAGGATGAGCTGATCCTGGCCTACTCCACTGCCAGCTCCGAGAGCGTTCTGCCGCGTATCATTGAGAAGATGGAAGCCTACGGTGCACCGGCGTCCATCACCAGCTTCGTGGTGCCGACTGGTTACTCCTTTAACCTCGACGGCTCTACGCTCTATCAGAGCATCGCCGCCATCTTTATCGCCCAGCTCTACGGCATTGACCTCTCTCTGGGCCAGGAGATCATCCTGGTGCTGACGCTGATGGTGACGTCGAAAGGCATCGCTGGCGTACCGGGCGTCTCCTTTGTGGTGCTGCTGGCGACCCTGGGCAGCGTAGGGATCCCGCTGGAAGGGCTGGCGTTTATCGCAGGCGTTGACCGTATCCTCGATATGGCCCGTACCGCACTGAACGTGGTGGGTAACGCGCTGGCGGTGCTGGTGATTGCCAAGTGGGAGCGCAAGTTCGACAGCCAAAAAGCATTGGCCTACGAGCGCGAGACGCTGGGCAAATTTAAGACCACCGTCAATCAGTAG
- a CDS encoding CidA/LrgA family protein, whose product MDVALSRVTPALLRRLQIPLQVLLYAGLFVMAQHLVQWLSLPLPANLVGMVILLALVTCRIVPLKWVRAGASWLLAEMLLFFVPAVVAVVNYAQLLLIDGWRIFAVIALSTLMVLGATAWVVDKVYRYELRRQRP is encoded by the coding sequence ATGGACGTGGCGTTAAGCCGTGTTACGCCTGCTCTCCTGCGCCGACTGCAAATCCCGCTGCAGGTGCTGCTCTATGCCGGTCTCTTTGTTATGGCCCAGCATCTGGTGCAATGGCTCAGCCTGCCGCTGCCTGCTAACCTGGTAGGCATGGTCATTCTGCTCGCACTGGTGACGTGCCGCATCGTTCCCCTGAAATGGGTGCGGGCCGGAGCAAGCTGGCTGCTGGCAGAGATGCTGCTCTTTTTTGTGCCTGCGGTGGTGGCGGTGGTGAATTACGCCCAGCTGCTGCTGATCGACGGCTGGCGTATTTTTGCCGTCATTGCCCTGAGCACGCTGATGGTTCTCGGGGCAACGGCCTGGGTGGTGGATAAGGTCTACCGCTACGAACTTCGCAGGCAGCGGCCATGA
- the acs gene encoding acetate--CoA ligase, with protein sequence MSQIHKHSVPANIAENCLINPEQYEAKYQQSVSDPETFWGEEGKILDWIRPYQKVKNTSFAPGNVSIKWYEDGTLNLAANCLDRHLAERGDQTAIIWEGDDAQQSKHISYRELHADVCRFANALLALGIKKGDVVAIYMPMVPEAAVAMLACARIGAIHSVIFGGFSPEAVAGRIIDSSSRLVITADEGVRAERSIPLKKNVDDALKNPNVTTIEHVVVLKRTGGNIEWQEGRDLWWSDVMAQASSEHQPVEMNAEDPLFILYTSGSTGKPKGVLHTTGGYLVYAATTFKYVFDYHPGDIYWCTADVGWVTGHSYLLYGPLACGATTLMFEGVPNWPTPARMAQVVDKHQVNILYTAPTAIRALMAEGDKAITGTDRSSLRILGSVGEPINPEAWEWYWKKIGNEKCPVIDTWWQTETGGFMIAPLPGATELKAGSATRPFFGVQPALVDNEGTPLDGATEGNLAIVDSWPGQARTLFGDHERFEQTYFSTFKNMYFSGDGARRDEDGYYWITGRVDDVLNVSGHRLGTAEIESALVSHPKIAEAAVVGIPHNIKGQAIYAYVTLNHGEEPSPALYTEVRNWVRKEIGPLATPDVLHWTDSLPKTRSGKIMRRILRKIAAGDTSNLGDTSTLADPGVVEKLLEEKQGITMPS encoded by the coding sequence ATGAGCCAAATACATAAACACTCTGTTCCCGCCAATATCGCGGAAAATTGCCTGATTAACCCGGAGCAGTATGAGGCGAAATATCAGCAATCCGTTAGCGATCCTGAGACCTTCTGGGGTGAAGAAGGCAAAATTCTTGACTGGATCCGGCCCTATCAGAAGGTAAAAAATACCTCCTTCGCGCCGGGTAACGTCTCTATTAAATGGTATGAGGATGGCACGCTCAACCTGGCCGCCAACTGCCTCGACAGGCATCTGGCCGAGCGCGGCGATCAGACGGCTATTATCTGGGAAGGCGACGACGCCCAGCAGAGCAAACATATCTCTTATCGCGAGTTACACGCCGACGTCTGCCGCTTCGCCAATGCCCTGCTGGCGCTGGGCATCAAAAAAGGCGACGTGGTAGCGATCTATATGCCCATGGTGCCGGAAGCGGCGGTGGCCATGCTCGCCTGCGCGCGCATCGGCGCTATTCACTCCGTGATCTTTGGCGGCTTCTCACCGGAAGCGGTGGCCGGACGCATTATCGACTCCAGCTCACGGCTGGTGATCACCGCCGACGAGGGCGTGCGTGCCGAGCGCAGCATCCCGCTGAAAAAGAACGTCGACGATGCGCTGAAAAATCCCAACGTAACCACTATCGAACATGTGGTAGTGCTCAAGCGTACCGGGGGCAATATTGAGTGGCAGGAGGGGCGCGATCTCTGGTGGAGCGACGTCATGGCGCAGGCCAGCAGCGAGCATCAGCCGGTAGAGATGAACGCGGAAGATCCGCTCTTTATCCTCTATACCTCTGGCTCCACCGGTAAGCCAAAAGGGGTGCTGCACACCACCGGCGGCTATCTGGTCTATGCAGCCACTACCTTTAAGTATGTCTTTGATTACCATCCCGGCGACATCTACTGGTGCACCGCCGACGTTGGCTGGGTCACCGGTCACAGCTATCTGCTCTACGGCCCGCTGGCCTGCGGGGCCACTACTCTGATGTTTGAGGGGGTGCCGAACTGGCCTACCCCGGCGCGTATGGCTCAGGTGGTCGATAAGCACCAGGTTAATATTCTTTATACCGCGCCGACGGCGATCCGCGCGCTGATGGCGGAAGGCGACAAGGCGATTACCGGTACCGACCGATCGTCGCTGCGTATCCTCGGCTCGGTGGGTGAACCGATCAACCCGGAAGCCTGGGAGTGGTACTGGAAGAAGATCGGTAATGAGAAGTGCCCGGTCATCGACACCTGGTGGCAAACCGAAACCGGAGGCTTCATGATCGCTCCGCTGCCGGGCGCAACCGAGCTGAAAGCGGGCTCTGCGACCCGCCCCTTCTTTGGCGTTCAGCCTGCGCTGGTAGATAACGAAGGCACGCCGCTGGACGGTGCTACCGAAGGCAACCTGGCGATAGTCGACTCCTGGCCTGGACAGGCGCGTACGCTGTTTGGCGATCACGAGCGCTTCGAGCAGACCTACTTCTCGACCTTTAAAAACATGTACTTCAGCGGTGACGGCGCGCGGCGCGACGAGGACGGCTACTACTGGATCACTGGCCGGGTGGACGACGTGCTCAACGTCTCCGGCCATCGCCTCGGCACGGCGGAGATTGAATCCGCGCTGGTCTCGCATCCGAAAATCGCGGAAGCGGCAGTCGTGGGCATCCCCCACAACATTAAGGGCCAGGCGATCTACGCCTACGTCACGCTGAATCACGGCGAAGAGCCGTCCCCGGCGCTCTACACCGAAGTGCGCAACTGGGTACGCAAAGAGATCGGCCCGCTGGCTACGCCGGACGTGCTGCACTGGACCGACTCGCTGCCGAAAACGCGCTCTGGCAAAATCATGCGCCGCATTCTGCGCAAGATTGCCGCAGGGGACACCAGCAACCTTGGGGATACCTCAACGCTGGCCGATCCAGGCGTAGTGGAAAAACTGCTCGAAGAGAAGCAGGGTATCACCATGCCGTCGTAA